A genome region from Petrotoga sibirica DSM 13575 includes the following:
- a CDS encoding GatB/YqeY domain-containing protein codes for MLKDLLNNDLKKFMKEKNTLALNAVRSIISEIKNKEVEKGAELTEEEIVQVIKKQIKMRKDSIEQFERADRNDLAEKEKKEVEILQEYLPEQLSDEELKKIIEETISEVNATSKKDFGKVMKLVIQKVQGRADGKKISEILSTLLN; via the coding sequence ATGCTAAAAGATCTATTAAATAATGATTTAAAAAAATTTATGAAAGAAAAGAATACCCTTGCTTTAAATGCGGTTAGATCGATAATATCCGAGATTAAAAATAAAGAGGTTGAAAAAGGGGCTGAGTTAACAGAGGAAGAAATAGTCCAGGTGATAAAAAAACAGATAAAAATGAGAAAAGATTCCATTGAACAGTTTGAAAGAGCAGATAGAAACGATCTCGCTGAAAAAGAAAAAAAAGAAGTTGAGATCTTACAAGAATATCTTCCTGAACAACTTTCTGACGAAGAATTGAAAAAAATAATAGAAGAAACTATAAGCGAAGTCAATGCAACATCAAAAAAAGATTTCGGCAAAGTTATGAAATTAGTAATTCAAAAAGTTCAAGGAAGAGCCGATGGAAAGAAAATAAGTGAAATACTGTCGACACTTTTAAATTAG
- a CDS encoding mandelate racemase/muconate lactonizing enzyme family protein, translating into MKITDLKFEKIKIKLKKPFVISRGATEYCESVLLKITTDEGYYGFGEATPSRSVTGESIDSVTIVLKSFKEILIGQDPLAIERIHYILNKAIAGNTAAKAAVDIALYDIKGKVMQEPLYKILGGFENKVQTDITIGIGAPQEMANEAKERVDKGFNILKIKTGVELKNDIEAIRLIRKNVGDNVRLKTDANQGWNIHNTLTAIKMMENYNIEAVEQPLADWDFDGSSLLRKKTDMKIILDESVHNAHDAMHAVKKDSADMINIKLMKSGGLYEAEKINAIAESAGINCMVGCMVETKVALTAGASLVAAKRNITDADLDSFMYYEEFEGIKGGFEVEGDTIILSDKPGLGIEIDM; encoded by the coding sequence ATGAAAATAACAGATTTAAAATTTGAAAAAATCAAAATTAAACTCAAAAAACCTTTTGTTATTTCGCGAGGAGCAACGGAGTATTGTGAATCGGTGCTTCTAAAAATAACTACTGATGAAGGATACTACGGTTTTGGAGAAGCTACCCCTTCTCGTTCGGTAACGGGGGAAAGCATCGACAGTGTAACAATTGTTCTTAAATCATTCAAAGAAATATTAATAGGGCAGGACCCACTCGCAATCGAAAGAATACATTATATATTGAACAAAGCAATTGCTGGAAATACAGCAGCAAAAGCAGCGGTTGATATCGCTCTCTACGATATAAAAGGAAAAGTGATGCAAGAACCCCTTTATAAGATACTTGGTGGATTTGAAAACAAAGTACAGACAGATATTACGATAGGGATTGGAGCACCACAAGAAATGGCAAACGAAGCCAAAGAGAGGGTAGATAAAGGGTTTAACATATTAAAAATTAAAACCGGCGTTGAGCTTAAAAACGATATCGAGGCTATCAGGCTTATAAGAAAAAACGTGGGAGATAACGTAAGATTGAAAACAGATGCCAACCAAGGATGGAATATACACAATACGTTAACTGCAATCAAGATGATGGAAAATTACAATATTGAAGCCGTTGAACAGCCGTTAGCCGATTGGGATTTTGATGGATCTTCGCTTTTGAGAAAAAAGACTGATATGAAGATAATTTTAGATGAATCAGTTCATAACGCTCATGATGCAATGCATGCAGTAAAAAAAGATAGTGCTGATATGATCAACATTAAACTAATGAAAAGTGGAGGACTTTACGAAGCTGAAAAGATTAACGCAATTGCAGAATCTGCTGGAATTAATTGTATGGTTGGATGTATGGTGGAAACAAAGGTGGCTCTTACTGCAGGGGCAAGCTTAGTTGCAGCAAAGAGAAATATCACAGATGCTGATTTAGATTCCTTCATGTATTATGAAGAATTCGAAGGAATAAAAGGAGGTTTTGAAGTAGAAGGAGATACAATAATTCTTTCGGACAAACCTGGTTTAGGAATAGAAATCGATATGTGA
- the dnaB gene encoding replicative DNA helicase, with protein sequence MEITSFTPPNSKEAEESVIGSIFLDPSILPDVIEEVRWEDFYYENNKIIFKVMEELFDKGEPVDTVSVIEKLRESNLLQKIGGEDTIIYLAQVVPTTANVMYYTQIVKEKALLRALINASSEIVDAVRNIGDAQEVLEYAEKRIFSIAEARATRTYDLLSNVMHDVFEQIEELKNRAQKGEGDLVTGVSTGFKSLDRMTSGFHRSELIIIAARPSMGKTSFAANIATNMALQSNIAVAIFSLEMSKEQLANRILCSEAKVDLHKVRTGQISDEEWEKLVQKAGELSKSRLIFDDEPDLTPRMLRAKARRMKREYGIEVIFIDYLQLMTSRSKGYESRQQEITEISRSLKLLARELNITVVALSQLSRAVEQREDKRPRLSDLRESGAIEQDADLVMFLYRDSYYKRKKDESGKDSLNDEHEAELILGKQRNGPVGTIKLTFNPKLATFYAADRGYQ encoded by the coding sequence ATGGAAATTACTTCTTTTACCCCTCCTAATAGTAAAGAAGCCGAGGAGTCGGTCATAGGTAGCATCTTTTTAGATCCTTCTATACTTCCTGATGTGATCGAAGAGGTAAGATGGGAAGATTTCTATTACGAAAATAATAAAATAATATTTAAAGTTATGGAAGAACTTTTCGACAAAGGGGAACCTGTCGACACCGTATCTGTTATCGAAAAATTAAGAGAATCCAATCTTTTGCAGAAAATCGGTGGAGAAGATACAATAATTTATTTGGCTCAGGTTGTCCCAACAACGGCTAATGTGATGTATTATACCCAAATTGTAAAAGAGAAAGCCCTTTTAAGAGCTTTAATTAACGCATCTTCAGAGATAGTCGATGCCGTAAGAAATATTGGAGATGCTCAAGAAGTTTTAGAGTATGCTGAAAAAAGAATATTTTCCATAGCCGAAGCCCGTGCTACAAGAACGTATGATCTTTTATCTAACGTAATGCATGATGTTTTTGAACAGATAGAAGAGTTGAAAAACAGGGCTCAAAAAGGCGAGGGAGATCTTGTTACGGGGGTTTCTACTGGATTCAAATCTTTAGATAGGATGACTTCAGGATTTCATAGGTCTGAGTTAATTATCATCGCCGCTAGACCATCCATGGGTAAAACGTCTTTTGCCGCGAATATTGCAACTAACATGGCTTTACAGTCAAATATTGCCGTAGCAATCTTCAGTTTGGAAATGTCGAAAGAACAGTTAGCTAACAGAATTTTATGTTCTGAGGCAAAGGTAGATTTACACAAGGTTAGAACCGGACAAATTTCTGATGAAGAGTGGGAAAAATTAGTGCAAAAAGCAGGAGAATTATCAAAGTCAAGGCTTATCTTTGACGACGAACCAGATTTAACTCCTAGAATGCTGAGGGCTAAAGCAAGGAGAATGAAAAGAGAATATGGTATAGAAGTAATTTTCATCGATTATTTACAATTAATGACTTCTCGATCGAAAGGTTATGAGAGCAGGCAACAAGAGATAACAGAGATATCAAGATCCTTGAAACTGCTCGCTAGAGAGTTAAATATCACCGTTGTTGCTTTGTCCCAACTTTCCCGTGCAGTTGAACAAAGAGAAGATAAAAGGCCTCGATTAAGTGATCTCAGAGAATCTGGAGCAATTGAACAGGATGCGGATCTCGTTATGTTTTTGTATAGAGATTCATATTATAAAAGAAAAAAAGATGAGTCCGGAAAAGATTCTTTAAATGATGAACATGAAGCAGAACTGATTTTAGGTAAACAAAGAAACGGACCGGTTGGA
- the iadA gene encoding beta-aspartyl-peptidase: MLTLIKNATVYSPKALGKKDILIGGEKILELVDSIELNSNLKVEVIDAEDYLLVPGFIDSHVHITGGGGEGGYNTRTPEISVSKIVSSGITTLVGVLGTDNATRSMQNLIAKAKALKQEGISCYAYTGSYHLPIKTFTGRIIDDLVFIEEIIGVGEVAISDHRGSQPTLEELIRLTSEARVGGILSKKAGIVNIHVGRGEKFIQILLDVVENSELPISQFLPTHMNKGEKALRTCKNFIELGGRVDFTTSSSKKKDKDDPSKPSKALKLLLEDGINIDNISFSSDGQGSLPQFDDKGNYLGLTVADVATLFEEVKDCVLQENIPLEEALKVITSNPANFLKLENKGQIKENFDADIVFLDKSTLEIKKVMAKGRTI, translated from the coding sequence TTGCTTACCCTTATAAAGAATGCAACGGTTTACTCGCCTAAAGCTTTAGGGAAAAAAGATATATTAATTGGTGGAGAAAAAATCTTAGAATTAGTGGATTCGATAGAATTAAATTCTAATCTTAAAGTTGAGGTTATCGATGCGGAAGATTATTTATTAGTTCCAGGTTTTATAGACTCACACGTTCATATAACAGGGGGAGGTGGAGAAGGGGGATATAACACAAGGACGCCGGAGATATCCGTTTCTAAGATAGTAAGTTCTGGAATTACTACATTAGTAGGTGTTTTGGGGACCGACAACGCAACTCGAAGTATGCAAAACTTAATTGCAAAAGCAAAAGCATTAAAACAAGAAGGAATAAGCTGCTATGCGTATACGGGTTCTTATCATCTTCCTATAAAAACTTTTACCGGCAGAATTATAGACGATTTGGTTTTTATTGAAGAAATAATAGGTGTTGGAGAGGTTGCTATTTCAGACCATAGAGGTTCCCAACCGACCTTAGAAGAATTGATAAGATTGACTTCAGAAGCTCGAGTGGGTGGAATTTTATCAAAAAAGGCAGGGATAGTAAATATCCATGTTGGCAGAGGGGAAAAATTTATTCAGATATTACTAGATGTTGTAGAAAATTCAGAATTACCAATCTCGCAGTTCCTTCCAACTCACATGAACAAGGGAGAAAAAGCTCTTCGAACATGTAAAAATTTCATAGAACTGGGGGGAAGGGTTGATTTCACAACTAGTTCGTCAAAAAAGAAAGACAAAGACGATCCATCAAAACCATCTAAAGCTTTAAAACTTTTGCTGGAAGATGGGATAAATATTGACAATATATCTTTCTCATCCGATGGGCAGGGGAGTTTACCACAATTCGATGATAAAGGGAATTATTTAGGTTTAACAGTAGCAGATGTAGCTACACTCTTTGAAGAAGTAAAAGATTGTGTGCTTCAGGAAAATATTCCTTTAGAAGAAGCTTTGAAGGTTATCACTAGTAATCCTGCAAATTTTCTTAAATTAGAAAACAAAGGCCAAATAAAAGAAAACTTTGATGCAGATATAGTGTTCTTAGATAAAAGTACTCTGGAAATAAAAAAGGTTATGGCAAAGGGTCGTACTATTTAA
- a CDS encoding FeoA family protein, producing MLIPLHNLFIGQKGKIVSLNNEEESTKNRLLAMGITPGKSIELAHVSPFGDPLVFKIGEKKVVLRKSEASKIFVDVPYKIFNLLESEIGKYEIIDIKGGRNFIEEMRSMGLYKGVNINLVNKLGNRIIIEVDGKKYELGRGRAAKIFCKKVE from the coding sequence TTGCTAATTCCTTTACACAACTTGTTTATTGGGCAAAAGGGTAAGATAGTGAGTTTAAACAATGAAGAAGAAAGTACTAAAAATCGTCTTCTTGCAATGGGAATAACGCCAGGTAAATCTATAGAATTAGCTCATGTTTCTCCTTTTGGGGATCCTTTAGTATTTAAAATTGGAGAAAAAAAGGTAGTTTTAAGAAAAAGCGAAGCTTCTAAGATCTTTGTAGACGTCCCCTACAAAATATTCAATCTTTTGGAAAGTGAAATTGGAAAATATGAAATTATCGATATTAAAGGCGGAAGGAATTTTATAGAAGAAATGAGAAGCATGGGGTTGTATAAAGGAGTTAATATTAATTTAGTTAATAAGCTTGGAAATAGGATAATTATAGAGGTTGATGGAAAGAAATACGAATTGGGAAGGGGAAGAGCTGCCAAGATATTTTGTAAAAAGGTGGAATAA
- the feoB gene encoding ferrous iron transport protein B, whose product MSKDILKDKVETVNKEAEISIIGNPNVGKTSLFNLLTGTKQYVANWPGVTVEKKVGNFKYKGKTFKLVDLPGVYTLSAKSEDERVAKDYLISNSSEIVIVVADALNLESSMFLLFELIEIGIKTILVINAVDEAQEKGRIIDPSPISKTLNIPVILTSAKTGEGKEELLEEAYNLSKEKNLTKKKIMYPEEIENFIEFFQDKVSKYTKISSKYQNYIDSSWLPIYFLEFGNEDLELPKDFLAELKENFDIEELKNKYLNWKFNFISYLVSSSTIKEGIDWSLRDILDHVFTHKVLGILIYVFALFAVFSLTFSLAQPLSDLLDSAFTFLGNSISGFVTVPWLESLIVDGVIAGVGGVLIFIPQIFILFFFLGFLEESGYLPRAAFLVDRIARNFGLSGRSFMSIILGFGCNVPAIISTKSIANKKERLALILSLPFASCSARLPVYILLISAFFSTHAATIMLLVYLSSISLVLLSSKFLQRFITQSEDIPFIIELPRFRMPTLKNLSIYTWNKGKHFLQKAGGIILKATIVIWFLSFFPNFGTDINSSFAASIGRVFEPLTNHLGWDWRINTGLIFGVAAKEIVVSSYSTIFNVGEGSLTYALQNALTPASALALIFFVLAYIPCFATLATIKAETNGWKWVIFSFIYTTVVAYLIANVVFFVGGIFL is encoded by the coding sequence ATGAGCAAGGATATCCTCAAAGATAAAGTTGAAACAGTTAACAAGGAAGCAGAGATTTCAATCATTGGAAATCCTAACGTTGGTAAGACTTCTCTATTCAACCTTTTGACGGGCACTAAACAATATGTTGCTAATTGGCCAGGGGTTACAGTAGAGAAGAAAGTTGGAAATTTCAAGTATAAAGGAAAAACCTTTAAATTAGTCGATCTTCCAGGTGTTTACACTCTTTCAGCTAAAAGTGAAGACGAGAGAGTTGCTAAGGATTATTTAATAAGTAATAGTTCAGAGATAGTAATTGTCGTAGCTGATGCCTTGAACTTGGAAAGTTCGATGTTTTTATTGTTTGAACTTATAGAAATTGGTATTAAGACTATTTTGGTTATAAACGCTGTAGATGAAGCTCAGGAAAAAGGGAGAATCATCGATCCATCCCCAATTTCCAAAACTTTAAACATCCCTGTCATATTGACTTCCGCCAAGACAGGCGAAGGTAAGGAAGAACTTTTAGAAGAAGCATACAATCTTTCTAAAGAAAAAAATCTTACAAAAAAGAAAATAATGTATCCAGAAGAAATAGAAAATTTTATAGAGTTTTTTCAAGACAAAGTTTCAAAGTATACTAAAATAAGTTCAAAATATCAAAATTATATAGATAGTAGTTGGTTACCAATATACTTTTTAGAGTTTGGAAATGAAGATTTAGAACTTCCCAAAGATTTTTTGGCTGAGTTAAAAGAAAATTTTGATATAGAAGAACTTAAAAACAAATATTTAAATTGGAAGTTTAATTTCATTTCCTATCTAGTTAGTTCCTCTACAATAAAAGAGGGTATAGACTGGTCTCTGAGAGATATTTTAGATCACGTTTTTACCCATAAGGTTTTGGGAATATTGATATATGTCTTTGCTTTGTTTGCAGTGTTTTCTTTAACATTCAGCCTCGCTCAACCATTATCGGATTTGCTGGATTCGGCTTTTACTTTTTTGGGCAATTCTATCAGCGGATTTGTAACTGTTCCTTGGTTGGAATCCCTAATAGTTGATGGTGTTATAGCTGGGGTTGGTGGGGTTTTGATTTTTATTCCACAGATTTTTATCTTATTTTTCTTCTTAGGGTTTTTAGAAGAGTCAGGATATTTGCCAAGGGCAGCCTTTTTAGTTGACAGAATTGCCAGGAATTTCGGATTAAGTGGTAGATCTTTTATGTCTATTATTTTAGGTTTCGGTTGCAATGTTCCAGCCATTATCTCTACTAAATCAATTGCTAATAAAAAAGAAAGATTAGCTTTAATTCTTAGCCTTCCCTTTGCATCGTGTAGTGCAAGGTTACCAGTTTACATACTTTTAATAAGCGCATTCTTTTCAACGCACGCAGCAACTATAATGTTGCTAGTCTATTTATCGAGTATATCTTTAGTCTTACTATCCTCAAAATTTTTACAAAGATTCATTACCCAATCAGAAGATATCCCATTTATCATAGAACTCCCAAGGTTCAGGATGCCTACTTTAAAAAATTTATCAATCTATACATGGAACAAAGGAAAGCACTTTTTGCAAAAAGCCGGAGGCATAATTTTAAAAGCCACCATAGTAATTTGGTTTTTGTCTTTCTTCCCTAACTTTGGAACAGATATAAACAGTAGTTTTGCCGCTTCTATCGGAAGAGTATTCGAACCTTTAACTAATCACTTGGGGTGGGATTGGAGAATAAACACCGGCTTGATTTTTGGTGTCGCTGCCAAAGAAATAGTCGTGTCTTCCTATTCCACAATTTTTAACGTTGGAGAAGGCTCTTTAACCTATGCCTTACAAAATGCGTTAACTCCAGCCTCTGCTTTAGCGCTAATATTCTTCGTTTTGGCTTATATTCCTTGTTTTGCAACGTTGGCCACGATTAAGGCGGAGACAAATGGCTGGAAATGGGTTATCTTTAGTTTTATTTACACCACTGTCGTTGCTTATCTTATAGCTAATGTGGTATTTTTTGTGGGAGGTATTTTCCTATGA
- a CDS encoding nucleotide sugar dehydrogenase — MALLDKIKDKTAKIGVIGLGYVGLPLAVEKAKAGYQVLGFDIQKEKVDKVNKGINYIGDVVNAELEKLVEDGLLNATTDYDRIKECDCVMICVPTPLNKYKQPDLSFVVDSTKEVAKRLHPEMLIVLESTTYPGTTEEVLLPLLQEYGFKVGKDFYLAFSPERVDPGNLIYKTKNTPKVVGGVTEKCTLHAKTLYENVLNAEVFTVSSPKEAEMSKILENTFRIVNIGLINEMAILAKKMGINIWQVIDAAATKPFGFMPFYPGPGVGGHCIPIDPFYLTYKAREFDYHTRIIELAGEINDYMPEYVIERLMDILNENKKCLNGSKILMLGVSYKNDIDDLRESPALKVLELLEKKGAQVKIHDPYIKNFSHKGIEYKTVALTKELLEESDAVLITTGHKKVDYNFVLENANIVFDTKNVTKGLREKYPEKVSLL; from the coding sequence ATGGCATTATTAGATAAAATAAAAGATAAAACTGCAAAGATAGGGGTAATAGGTTTGGGTTATGTTGGTTTACCACTTGCGGTAGAAAAGGCGAAGGCAGGGTACCAAGTTTTAGGATTCGATATTCAAAAAGAAAAAGTAGATAAGGTCAACAAAGGAATAAATTATATTGGGGATGTTGTAAATGCAGAATTAGAAAAGCTGGTTGAAGACGGCCTTTTAAACGCTACAACTGATTATGACAGAATAAAGGAATGCGATTGTGTTATGATATGTGTTCCAACTCCCTTGAATAAATACAAACAACCTGATTTAAGTTTTGTTGTTGATTCGACCAAAGAAGTAGCAAAAAGACTCCATCCAGAAATGTTGATCGTTTTAGAAAGCACTACCTATCCAGGAACTACGGAAGAAGTACTTCTACCGTTATTACAAGAATATGGTTTTAAGGTTGGAAAAGATTTTTATTTAGCTTTTAGCCCAGAAAGAGTAGATCCAGGAAATTTGATTTATAAGACCAAAAATACACCAAAAGTAGTTGGTGGAGTTACCGAAAAATGCACTTTACATGCAAAAACTCTCTATGAAAATGTATTAAACGCAGAAGTTTTCACCGTTTCATCCCCTAAGGAAGCAGAGATGTCAAAAATTTTGGAAAATACCTTTAGAATAGTCAATATTGGCCTCATCAATGAAATGGCTATCTTAGCAAAGAAAATGGGAATAAACATCTGGCAGGTAATAGACGCAGCTGCAACAAAGCCTTTTGGTTTCATGCCTTTTTATCCTGGACCAGGTGTGGGCGGTCATTGTATTCCGATAGATCCTTTTTATTTAACGTATAAAGCTAGAGAGTTTGACTATCACACAAGGATAATAGAATTGGCTGGGGAAATAAACGATTATATGCCTGAGTACGTAATTGAAAGACTAATGGACATTTTAAACGAAAATAAAAAGTGTTTGAACGGTTCCAAAATATTGATGTTAGGAGTAAGTTATAAAAACGACATCGACGATTTAAGAGAGTCTCCTGCTTTGAAAGTTTTGGAGCTTTTGGAAAAGAAGGGAGCACAAGTAAAGATTCATGACCCCTATATTAAAAATTTTTCTCATAAAGGAATTGAATATAAAACCGTAGCTTTAACAAAAGAATTGTTAGAGGAATCAGATGCTGTCTTAATTACTACGGGGCACAAAAAGGTGGATTACAATTTCGTTTTGGAAAATGCCAATATAGTTTTTGATACAAAAAATGTCACAAAAGGACTTAGAGAGAAGTATCCAGAAAAAGTTTCTCTATTATGA
- a CDS encoding alanine/ornithine racemase family PLP-dependent enzyme yields MYPKVYAYLERIQENAKFLKSLCTDSGVEIIGVTKVVCGEPTIAHALKECGIEILGDSRVQNIKKMRNSDIKGPFMLLRIPMISELDDVAKYVDYTLISDLEISKKLGNVSSKFNKRSKVIYMVDVGDLREGVWFEKAVSEISKAIDIEGIEVVGIGTNLGCFGGVIPDETNMERLVKIKEEIQRETGKTLEIISGGNTAALPLIEKGSLPKGVNQYRLGESIICGTDATNNRNVPGTRQDTIILEAEIVELKEKPSVPYGNIGYDAFGRKPKFKDKGNRIKGILAVGEQDVDPTSMYPLDKNIEILHASSDHTIVDLTESKVSYKVGDKIRSRLGYSSVLRAFTSPYVEKVIL; encoded by the coding sequence TTGTATCCAAAGGTTTACGCTTACTTAGAAAGGATTCAAGAAAATGCAAAATTTTTAAAATCTTTATGCACTGATTCAGGTGTTGAAATAATAGGTGTCACAAAAGTAGTTTGTGGCGAACCTACAATAGCCCATGCACTTAAAGAATGTGGAATTGAAATACTGGGTGACTCAAGGGTTCAAAACATAAAGAAAATGAGGAATTCTGATATAAAAGGGCCTTTTATGTTACTTAGAATACCTATGATTTCTGAACTTGATGATGTAGCAAAATATGTTGATTATACTTTAATCAGTGACTTAGAGATCAGTAAGAAGTTGGGGAACGTTTCTTCTAAATTCAATAAGAGATCTAAAGTCATCTATATGGTTGACGTTGGAGATCTAAGGGAAGGAGTTTGGTTTGAAAAAGCTGTTTCTGAGATTTCAAAAGCCATTGATATAGAAGGAATAGAGGTTGTTGGAATAGGTACAAACTTAGGATGTTTTGGTGGAGTAATCCCTGATGAAACTAATATGGAAAGGCTCGTGAAAATAAAAGAAGAAATCCAAAGAGAAACTGGGAAAACTCTAGAAATAATTTCCGGTGGAAACACCGCTGCCTTACCTTTAATTGAAAAAGGAAGTTTACCAAAGGGCGTAAACCAATATAGATTAGGGGAATCGATCATCTGTGGAACGGACGCAACTAACAACCGCAACGTTCCAGGTACAAGGCAGGATACGATAATATTGGAAGCAGAAATTGTGGAATTAAAAGAAAAACCTTCTGTCCCGTATGGCAACATTGGTTATGATGCGTTTGGTCGTAAACCAAAATTTAAAGACAAAGGTAATAGAATAAAAGGCATTTTAGCCGTGGGAGAGCAAGATGTTGACCCTACAAGCATGTATCCCTTGGATAAAAATATTGAAATACTCCATGCGAGTAGTGATCATACAATCGTAGACTTAACTGAGTCTAAAGTGAGTTATAAAGTAGGAGATAAGATAAGATCTAGGCTAGGTTACTCCTCTGTTTTGAGGGCCTTCACAAGTCCTTATGTTGAAAAGGTGATACTTTAA
- a CDS encoding RnfABCDGE type electron transport complex subunit B yields the protein MLTIVYSVLLLGILGFASGTFLAFAEKKFEVKEDPTEAIIKAVLPNNDCGSCGYPGCAAFAKAFIKGEVGKDGCVPGKSQGTPELLEKISKMSVDELNKIYEESQEDDSKILKLLKQS from the coding sequence GTGCTCACAATAGTTTATTCGGTATTATTATTAGGAATTTTAGGGTTTGCTTCCGGCACTTTTTTAGCATTTGCTGAAAAAAAATTTGAAGTAAAGGAAGATCCAACAGAAGCCATTATTAAAGCGGTATTGCCAAACAATGATTGTGGATCTTGTGGTTATCCCGGATGTGCAGCCTTCGCCAAGGCATTTATCAAAGGTGAGGTCGGAAAAGACGGTTGTGTCCCTGGCAAATCTCAAGGAACCCCAGAACTTTTGGAGAAAATATCTAAGATGTCTGTTGATGAATTGAACAAAATATATGAGGAAAGTCAGGAAGATGATTCTAAAATATTAAAACTACTAAAGCAGAGTTAA
- a CDS encoding Gfo/Idh/MocA family protein, with protein MLKLAVIGCGRIAQKKHTEAIIKNSDIIENVAVCDLKEERAEHFANKVEGSGLKKPEIYTDYRKLLKRSDIDAVAIATESGNHYEITMEALQNNKHVLVEKPMALSTKHMNEMIEFAKRKNLKLGVCFQNRFNPPIQELRKKITTNSFGRILHGQASIRWNRNEEYYRQAKWRGTWEYDGGTLMNQCTHNIDLLLWIMGSEINEIYGAIQNFTHPYIEAEDFGGAIIKFKNGSVGIIEGSANIYPKNLEETLSIFGEKGTVVIGGLAVNKIKYWRFEGEDGHPFQNLPDPDTVYGSGHIPLYRDFYQSIEEDREPFINGEEGKKAVEAVLGVYKSALLDRPVKFPIDFSTLELKRDINSV; from the coding sequence ATGCTTAAATTGGCTGTAATAGGTTGTGGAAGAATAGCCCAAAAAAAACATACAGAAGCGATTATAAAAAATTCTGATATCATTGAAAATGTGGCTGTTTGCGATTTAAAAGAAGAAAGAGCAGAACACTTTGCCAACAAGGTGGAAGGTTCTGGGTTAAAGAAACCAGAGATATACACGGACTACAGAAAATTGTTAAAAAGATCGGATATAGACGCCGTGGCAATCGCTACCGAAAGCGGGAACCATTATGAAATCACCATGGAAGCCCTGCAAAACAACAAACATGTATTAGTGGAAAAACCAATGGCCCTATCAACAAAACATATGAACGAGATGATAGAGTTTGCAAAAAGGAAAAATTTAAAGTTAGGTGTTTGTTTTCAAAATCGCTTCAACCCACCTATACAAGAATTAAGAAAAAAAATTACAACAAATTCATTTGGAAGGATTCTCCATGGTCAAGCTTCCATTAGGTGGAATAGAAACGAAGAATATTACAGGCAAGCAAAATGGAGAGGTACTTGGGAATACGATGGAGGCACGCTGATGAACCAATGTACTCACAATATAGACTTGCTATTGTGGATTATGGGCTCTGAAATAAACGAAATATATGGTGCTATTCAGAACTTCACCCATCCTTACATCGAAGCTGAGGATTTTGGGGGGGCCATAATAAAATTTAAAAACGGTTCCGTAGGAATAATCGAAGGATCTGCAAATATATATCCAAAAAATTTGGAAGAGACCCTATCGATATTTGGAGAAAAAGGGACAGTGGTGATCGGTGGTTTAGCGGTGAATAAAATAAAATATTGGAGATTTGAAGGAGAAGATGGACATCCATTTCAAAATCTCCCAGATCCTGATACCGTTTATGGAAGTGGGCACATTCCACTGTATAGAGATTTTTATCAATCTATAGAAGAAGATCGAGAACCTTTTATTAACGGTGAAGAAGGAAAAAAGGCTGTCGAAGCTGTTTTAGGAGTTTACAAGTCTGCTCTTTTGGACAGACCTGTCAAATTCCCAATCGATTTTTCAACTCTAGAATTGAAGAGGGATATAAATTCAGTCTAG